The Laspinema palackyanum D2c region ACAGCAGGTAACGATAACATTAACAGTTTAGCCGGGAATGACACGGTAACAGGAGGAGCGGGTAACGACACTCTCAACGGGGATAGTGGCAATGACATTCTCTATGGCAATGATGGAAATGATTTATTGTTGGGCGGGACCGAAAATGACACACTCATTGGTGGTGCAGGAAATGATATCCTAGATAGTTTTTACTATAATGACGTGAATGGAAACGGGGAAGTTGACTATCTGCGTGGTGATGAAGGTGCAGATACTTTTGTTATAGGCGATTACTACGGAAAGGGCTACATCGGTTCTAGTTGGGCTGTCATTGAAGACTTTACAAGCGAGCAAGGCGATAAAATCAAAGTCCAAGGAAGTACCAATCAATATGTCCTCCACTCTGGCAGTTCTTATGGTTATTCTGATAATGATACAGCCATTGTCTTAAGCAGCAATACTAATGAAGTTTTAGCTATTGCTTTAGGCGTATCGGCTTCTAGTGGTGCTATCCAGATTTCCAGAGATTTTATCGAAACTTGATGAACTTAAAGTGAAATCTACTTAATTAAAATGGGCTTTTGATGAATCAACCAAAGGCCCATTTTTAGTGGAGGTTCTAGCTTCGACAGTTATCGGATTCCTCTTAATGCGATCGCCACTACAACAGCATCAAAATTCATCAACTCCAATCCCGGCTTTCCTGGTGCAGCTTCCCCAGAATCAACCGAAACTCGACGGGACCGGCTAGGCCCATCCGAGGCAAAAACTCCCTAACTGCAAGGGTTTTGACTGGTGAGCAACTAAGGCAATCCGGTCAGAATCATCAAGGTCTAACTCGCGCCGTTGTGATCGCCCGCCACCGATTCCCCTAAAATCCTAAACTGCCAACTCTGGCACTTTGCCGCCACCGATTCCCCAAACTGTCAGCACCGGCAGTTTGTCCCCAGGAGGCAAAACTCAGGAGTTAACCGTTCGCGTAGCGTCTCGGAACGAGAATCGCCCGCCGCCGATTCCCCCAACTCCCAAACTGTCGGTTCCGGCACTTTGGACAAAGTTGCGGTAAGCGGAGCCATGCCGTAGGCTTATCGCCTCAACCGTTAACCGTCGCCGGTGGATTTTTCCAAACTGTCGGTTCCGACACTTTGGACAAAGTTGCGATCGCCCGAGGGTCTGCAACCAACTCACCCATTCACTAACACCGGCTGAATCCATCGCCATTCGCGCTGCTGCCGTCCCTCGCCAATCGCAACCCGTCGCCAGTGACCTCTCCGCCAGTGGGTCCGGGGTGTGGCATGAGTGGAGTGCGGCTGATGTGAGATACGTTCAATTTGGGGCTGAAACTGTTGCCCAATGATAAGCGGATTGAGCCGGTCTTTATCAGATTTCTTGCCACCAAACCCTTGGCCTTTGTTAGAGATGCGTACCGCGTTGGTGGGAGCCAGCAAATCATCGGGGCGGATTTGGAGGTAGAGGAGTGTTTGTAGGACAATTTTTTCGAGAGTAAGCTGGAACTGCTGTTCGAGGGTAAAGTCTGGGTTGCTGTCGGTGAAATGTTGAGTCCCCATTGAAAAGTTGCCCCGAACGAGTTCATCGCCGTTGATTTCGACAAGGCTGGCATAAGATGTGCCATTCCTGAGTACCGTAACCCAGCGCAACTTTTCGCATTCTACGGGCTGAAATTGAATGGTATGCAACCCAAAGCGCAACGTGGGCGGCACGCACCCTGGGGGCAGATGCTGGAAGAAAATCCAGTCACACGGTTCGCCATCGGGGTTGACGATTTTATCCCGGGGCAACATAATCATCCCAAACGGCGCACCTATCCGTAAATCAGCAATCCCTTTGGGTAGGTCAGACTCTTGAAACGCTTCAAACAAATTCTTATGCAGCCACCAGACGGGAAACGGATTGTGTGCGAGGGTCCAGGCCGAAGAAATCACCGCACTCCAAGCGAAATCGTCTAACATTCGTTGCGGTTCGAGCAACCCTCCCACGAAACCGGACTCCGCTGCCACCAAATTGTAGGCGAGGTTTTTAGCGGCAGTGGAAAACGGCTCGTAGCCATCCACCTTGCGATAGCGACGGTCTAGCTTTTGGAACCAATCCGAACGTTTGGCAATTTCTATGCCCTGGCGATGGATGGCTTTCGCTTCGGCTAATGTCTTGTTCATGGCAGCCAATGAATGAAACCAACCCGATTCTATCGCTTGGGCTGCCCCGAGAGCGCTTATCTGTTGTATCAAGACGTTGCAAATCCCTACAAGATTTTCAGGCAACTGTAGTACAATAAATGAAACGGGCGTGGGATGCGCGAACACCCCAAACCCTATGCCAACCCCTGATGAGACCAGGAGCCGACATCGTGAATAATACCGTTTTTTCGGACCTTTTTGGGTCTGCACGGCTAGTTTTATGCCCTGAACTTGCCGCGACATTAGCCAGCCTTGATGACTTCAAGTACAAAACTTGGGCTGTGGACATGGCGCTAGTCCTGCAACAGCTAGATTTCTGGATGAAGGGCACCTCCGGCGAAACCGACAACGAAGGTCGCCGCTGGGTTCACAATTCTTTACAAACCTGGCAACAACAATTCCCCTGGATGAGCATCTGGGGAGTCCGTCAGGCCCTGGAAAAACTCCGCGAGTTGGGCCTTGTTTTGTTCGAGAAACGCAAGAAACAGCAGTGGTGGCACCGGGGTTGGTATTCCCTGGACTACGAGGCCCTGCAACGGCTGAAACCCTTGCCAGACTCGATGTGTGAGTCTGCACATATCCATGAGAGTGCTAACCCGCATATCGATATGCGGGATAGTCACACATCGAAACAGAAGACATCATTACAAAAGAGTCATCCCACCAAAGAGGGTTGGCCCTCTCTCCCGGAAGAAGAAGAGACCCCCAGGAAATCTCTGGTAACCCCCAGCATTGAAACCAAATCCCTGGCTACGCAACACACTCCGGTTGAGGCAAATGTTCCGCCGGTTGCAAATCATAAACCTGAAACGAATTCTCCCGCATCGGTGCAGACGGTGGCGGTGAGTGTGGTAGCGCGACCTGCTTCAAACAACCTCACCCAGGAAGTCAAGGACAGGCTGGCGGCCTGTCAGATTCCGCTGGATAAGAAAGTAGTGGGAGACATCGAGGAGCACCATCTCAGCCAGGTGCGTGGGGCGTTGGCTCATGTGGAAGCGACTTGGGAATCGATTGATAACCCGCGTGGTGTGTTCTTGTTCCAACTGCCGAAACAGCCAGTGGAGCCGTTAGGGACGCGCCTGCCGGTTTATAGCGCCCAGGATGCACCGGGAACCGAGGTGGAAGCATCTGCACCACCGGCGGGGTTTTTCGACTCGCTGCGTTCGAGGTTTGGGCGGAGATAGCCGTGCCGTTGACTTGATGCGATCGCGAAGCGTCTCCTTAAGGAGAATCGCCCACGGGAGGGAACGAATCAATCGAGTTTTTGGCAGGTGCTGGAGAATTTGACGATGAGATTTGCAGGAGGAACTGAGTTGGTTCCGCTAGAATCTGGCCCGGTCCGTCCTGCTTTGTCTTGGGATGGAACGGGTCAAATCCAATCCGAATGACCTGAGCCACCGACCGAACCGGGTCCGTCTCCGCGTGGTACGGCAAGGGCCGCTATCCCGAATTGCGATCGCCACTTCTCTCTAACTTCCGCTGCTTTGGTCCCACGGGCAAAAGTTCATTCGCAGCTTTGGATTACCCTGTTGCTACGGATGTCCTTTTTAGCCATTTGCATGAAAAGTCCAGACAGCAAGCGATGTAGTTGAAAATCACGGGGAAACAGCTAGGAAAATTTAGGGAGGGCGGAGGTGCGATCGCCTCCTTGGAGTAACCAACTTGGGCCCAATGAAACCTTACCGGGTGAGTCTAGTTGCTTTGTCCTGGGCTGCCAATGGTTTGGTCTGAGTGAGTCTTGCTACCGACTGAACCAGGTCAGTCTTTGTGGATGGCGATGGGTCACCATCCAGGGAAGTTTTGCCAGAGATAGCCCGAGTGAAACTGGTGAGCGCTGACCACGGACTCAATCCCACCGGGCTGGGTAAGTTAGTCTCCTCCCGATGCGATCGCCATCGGTCAATTCCCAACTGGCAAGGCTTTATCGTTATTTTGATGGTAATAAACGAAGGAACCCCATGAAGTGTGACTTTTGCGATAACCCTGCCCCCCTC contains the following coding sequences:
- a CDS encoding CHAP domain-containing protein codes for the protein MSDPSQFGIDLNSIHYQAAGNKIVLSNNDATFQCTEFAYGRAIEKGLFQNEQGFGANWFGHAGQWDDNLGEWTRQPQVNSFVVWDPWQGGSQEWGHVGFVEEVHPDGSFTISEANWDGNYFHSRTISQGSNAFTNAKFVPIVTSNQPISGTPTSGNDNITGTAGNDNINSLAGNDTVTGGAGNDTLNGDSGNDILYGNDGNDLLLGGTENDTLIGGAGNDILDSFYYNDVNGNGEVDYLRGDEGADTFVIGDYYGKGYIGSSWAVIEDFTSEQGDKIKVQGSTNQYVLHSGSSYGYSDNDTAIVLSSNTNEVLAIALGVSASSGAIQISRDFIET